Genomic DNA from Candidatus Bipolaricaulota bacterium:
GTCCGGCGAACCCCGCTGCGTCCACCCAACTCCCCTCTCTCCAGAGATTCGTCAGCCCGAGGAACCGCCGGCGCCACTTGGCGATGAGATCAGCGCGACGGTCCGACTGCGCCGCGAGGGGCAAAGCATCCAGCGGATCGGGATATTCCGCCATTGCTGACGAGCGCTCGCGATATTCGCCTCCCATGGATTCAACGAGGGACGATAGAAACGCCCGCGCCCGGCCCCACTGCGAGCGGTTGATCCACCGATTCGGATCCTTGATCCACATGGTCTTTCCGGCGAAGAGCTCCGGGATGTCGGGCCGGAAGTGGTCGTAGTGATAATGGGTGATCGCGATGTGGGTCGCGTCCGCAGCGGCGGTTCTGATTGCCCGGGTAGCGAGGTCCAGGTAATACGCCTTGAGCGCGTCCGGAGCCGGGTAGCGCGGCTGCATGATCGCCGCTCCGGGATCGATGAGGAGCGCTAGATCCGGGGTGCGCACGAGGACGCACATCGATTTCGCCCCCAAGGAATCGAACCAGACCGGACGCAGTTCCATCCCTTCTCCCCCCCGATGGGCGAGTTCCGTAGTTCCCCTTATTCGCCGATGATCTTGATCAGAACGCGCTTTCTCCGCCGCCCGTCGAATTCGCCGTAGAAGATCTGCTCCCACGGGCCGAAGTCGAGCTTCCCGTCGGTGATCGCCACCACCACCTCGCGGCCCATGATCTGCCGCTTCAAGTGCGCATCGCCGTTATCCTCGCCGGTGCGGTTGTGGCGATAGCGGGAAATCGGTTCATGCGGGGCGAGTTCCTCGAGCCAGTCCTCGTAATCGGCGAGCAGTCCGGGTTCGTCATCGTTGATGTACACACTCGCCGTGATGTGCATCGCGTTCACCAGGCACAGCCCTTCCTTGACCCCGCTCTCCCGCACCGCGGCTTCTACTTGCGGGGTGATGTTGATGAACGCCCGCCGGGTCGGGGTCTCAAACCATAGTTCTTTACGATAGCTCTTCACGTGAGTCCCTCCTTGCCTGATCATTACCCCATCCGCAGAACCGGGGCAAGTTCGGGCACCATCGCAGTGCAGACAAGCGGCGCCGCTGCGGGTCGGAGATTATTTGCCCCGCAAAAACGAACGGCCCTCCGATCTCGGAGGGCCTGCCGACTTTCGCAACCACGATGCCCTAGACGAGCATCAACCGCGCCTGCTCCGCTCCGTCCCCCTGCCGGGGTCCGAGCTTCACTACCCGGGTGTATCCGCCGGGACGGTCCTTGTACCGCGGTCCGATCTCGTCGAACAGCTTGTCCACGACTTGCTTGTCCTGCAGGCGGGCGAACACGAGCCGGCGCGCGTGTTGGTCGCCGCGGCGAGCGAGGGTAATCACCTGTTCAGCGTAACGCTGCGCCGCCTTGGCACGCCCAAACGTGGTGTCTACCTTCTCGTTGATGATCAACCCCTTGGTCAGGTTCGCCAACACACTCCTGCGGTGTGCACGCACCATCCCCATTTTGTCGACTTTGTTTCTGTGCCTCATTCTTTCATCTCCTCTTCACCCTTGAGCCTGTACCCGAGCTCGCGCAGCCGCTCCTCCACCTTGAGCAGGGTCTTCTCCCCGAACCCGTGGATGTCGAGAAGCTCCTCCCGCGGCCGGGACAGCAGGTCGCCCAACGTCACGATCTCCGCCTCCCGCAAGAGGTTACACGCCCGTTGGTCGATCTTCAGCTCGGTGAGCGGAATCGCGAGCTCTCCGGTCTCAACGGCTTCACCCTCCTCCGCTGTCTCCTCCCCGGCCGCACCGAGTCCAAACGGGTGTTCGGCAAGCCCGGAGAACAGCTCCAGGTGCCGTTGTAGGATCGCTACCGCTTCGGAAAGCGCCTCCTCGGGCTTGATCCCGCCGTTAGTGGTAAGCTCAAGGATCAGCCGCTCGTACCCGCTCTTTCCCCCGACCCTTGTTTCCTCCACGGTGAAGTTCACCTGTCGTACCGGGGAGAAATCGGCATCGATCGGGATCAGGGACAGAGGCGCGTTCTCCAGCCGGTTCATCTCCGCAGCGCGGTAGCCGTAACCAGCCTCGAGTTCCATCTCCACCTCAAGCCGCCCCTTCTCGTTCAGGGTAGCGATGTGCTGGTCGGGGTTGACGATCTCCACCCCGGGCGGGATGTTGATGTCCGCGGCAGTCACCTCCCCCGGCCCCTTCTTCTCCAGGGTAAGGTACTTCACTTCATCCTCGGAGACGCGGAATACTACATCCTTCAAGTTCAGGATGATCTCAAGAACGTCCTCACGCACCCCTTCGATCGTGTCGTACTCGTGGTACTTGCCGGCGAAGTTCACCCGCACGATCGCTGCCCCGGGAATGGATGAGAGGAGGGTGCGGCGGATGCTGTTGCCGAGGGTTGTCCCGAACCCACGCTCGAGCGGCTCGATCACGATCCGAGCGTATTTGTCGGTCAGCTCCTCGGTGGTGATCCCCTGTGGAAAGACGAGCTCGTCCATCGCGACCTCCTAACGGGAGTAGAACTCAACGATCAGGTTGGCGGCGATGTTGTACCCCGTCTCCTCCGGGTTGGGAGGGGCGATCACCTGCGCCTTCATCGCTTCGAAATTCCGCTCAATCCAGGTCGGGATCTCCCGATCCTTGTTCGCCTCGATGATCTTCTTCACCTTATCGCGCCGGCTTTCCTTGACCGCGATCACGTCCCCCTCCCGCACCAGGATCGACGGGACGTTCACCGCCCGGTCGTTCAGCTGGAAATGTCCGTGCACGATCATCTGGCGGGCCTGAGACCGGGAGGACGCAAACCCGGCCCGGTAGACCACGTTGTCGAGCCGGCGCTCAAGCAGGGTCAGCAATGCCTCACCGGTGATCCCCTTCTTCCGCTTCGCCTGCTCCACGTAGTTGCGGAACTGGCGTTCACCGAGCCCGTATATCCGCCGCGCCTTCTGCTTTTCCCGCAAGTGAAGCAGGTATTGACTGCGCCGCGGGCGATGCTTCTTCGGGCGCTCGCCCGGCGGGTTTGCCCGGCGGGAGAGGGGGCAGCTCGACGTGTAGCAACGCTCACCCTTCAGGAAGAGCTTCTCTCCTTCCCTACGACATTTTTTGCACTTAGGCCCAGTGTCTCTCCCCATTATCTTCTCCTCGGATTACTGCTGTGGGATACCGGGGTGACGTTCTTAACTTCCTCCACCCGGATGCCCGATCCCTTGATCGTTTGCACCACGGATTGCCGTCCTGACCCCGTTCCCTTGATCGTGACGATCACGGAACGGATCCCGTAGTCCTTCATCTCCCGCACCAGCGCCTCCGCCGCGATCTGGGCGGCGTACGGAGTCCCCTTCCGCGATCCCTTGTATCCGACTACCCCGGGACTCTTCCAGGTGATCGGATTTCCGTTGAGGTCGGTGACCGTGATGATCGTGTTGTTGTAAGTGGCGTGGATATGGACCCGCGCCCGTTCCAGTTTGATGTTCTTCGCCATCCCTACCTCTTCTTCCCGGCCTTAGCTGGCCGCGGTCCCTTCCAGGTGCGCGCGTTCGACCGCGTCCGCTGCCCCCGCACCGGGAGACGTCGCTTGTGGCGGATCCCGCGGTAGGCGTTGATATCCTTGAGGCGTTGAATGTTGGCGTAGATCTGCCTGCGCAGATCACCCTCCACCACGTATTTTTCCACCTCGTTCCGCAGGGCGGAGATCTCCTTCTCCGTCAGATCGCGAACGCGTACATCCGGCGACACGCCCGCCGCCTCCAGGATCTTGGCAGCACGCGACCGCCCGATCCCGAAGATGTAGGTAAGGCCGATCTCCACTCTCTTATCGTTAGGTAGGTTGACCCCAGCTATCCGCGCCATACACCCTCCCTAGCCCTGTCTCTGCTTGTGCTTGGGGTTCCGACAGATGACCATCAGACGGCCCTCTCGTCGGATCACCTTGCAGTTCGGGCAGATCTTCTTCACTGAGCTTCTCACTTTCATATCCTCTTGACGCAGCGGTTAAGACTCCCGGTATACAATCCGCCCCTTTGTCAGGTCGTACGGCGAAAACTCCACCACGACCCGGTCGCCGGTCAGAATGCGGATGTAATGCTTACGAATCTTGCCCGAGATATGACAAAGGACCACATGCCCGTTTTGAAGCCGCACCCGAAACATCGAACTGGGGAGGCTCTCGATCACCTCTCCCCGCTGGCGGATAACTTCCTTCTTCCCGCGGTTCTCGGTCTTCGCCACTGCGTCTCTTTTCACCTCCTTATCGTTAATATCTCAACTCCTCTTTCCGTAAGGGCGACGGTGTGCTCGAAGTGTGCCGCTAGCCCTCCGGTACCTGTTACCACGGTCCATCCGTCGTCGAGCACGCGGGTCGGAGCGGGATCGGTCTTTACCATCGGCTCGATGGCGAACACCATCCCCACCCGCAACCTCGGCCCCCGCCCGGGAGGTCCATAGTTCGGGATCTGCGGGTCTTCGTGCAGATCTTTTCCGATTCCGTGCCCGACGTATTCCTTTACAACGAAAAGCCCCTCACTTTCCACGTAGGAGCCGATCGTATGCGAGATATCGGACAGGCGATTGCCAATTTTAACCTGTTTTATCCCCCGCCACAAGCTCTCTTCCGTTGTGGAGAGGAGATGTTCCGCCACCTCTCCGATTTGCCCGACCGGGACGGTCGTCGCCATGTCGGCGTAGTATCCGTCCCGCACCAGCCCGATGTCGATCGATAGGATGTCTCCCTCATGCAGCAGCCGATCCTCTGACGGAATCCCATGCACCACCTCTTCGTTGATCGACGTGCACAGGGTCGCGGGGAACCCGTGGTATCCCTTGAATGCCGGGCTCGCACCCTCGCGCCGGATCAGCTCCTCTGCGAGCCGGTCGAGTGAGGCGGTGCTCACCCCCGGCGCGACCTTGGAACAGACCTCATCCAACACCGAGGCGAGGAGCGCACCGTTGCGGCGCATCGTCTCGATCTCTTCCGGGGTCTTGATCAGGATCATCCGCCGATTATCTCCATGATCCGGGCGAAGATCGCATCCGGGTCGGCCTTTCCATCGACCTCCACGAGGAGGCCGCGGCTTCGGTAGAACTCGATCAGCGGCGCGGTGGAGGAGGTGTAGACGTCGTAGCGGTTCTCGATCACCTCGGGCCGGTCGTCATCCCGCTGGTAGAGCTCCCCGCCGCACGCGTCGCACTTCCCGTCCACCTTGGGCGGATTGCTGATCAGATTGTAGATCCTCCCGCAGTTGCGGCAGACACGCCGCGACGAGAGTCGGCGGATCACCTCATCCCGCTCCAGCTCGATGTCGATCACAACGTCTACCGGCGTGATCTGCTCAAGCGCCTCGGCCTGGGCCACGGTGCGGGGAAAACCATCGAGGATGAACCCGTCGGCATTCTCGATCCTCCCCCGGATCATCCCGATGATCAACTCATCCGGGACGAGGTCACCCCGATCCATGTAGGCCTTGGCCTGCTTCCCGAGTTCCGTCCCCCGTGCCACCTCATCGCGCAGGATGTCCCCGGTGGAGAGGTGCAACAGGCCGGTCTTCTCGACGATCCGTTTCGCCTGTGTTCCCTTCCCCGCTCCCGGCGGGCCGAGCAGAATGATCTTCTTCTTCATCATTTCCTCCTCCCGAGGAGCCCACCGCTCTTGGTCAGGCTCTCATAGTGGCGCATG
This window encodes:
- a CDS encoding YjbQ family protein, which translates into the protein MKSYRKELWFETPTRRAFINITPQVEAAVRESGVKEGLCLVNAMHITASVYINDDEPGLLADYEDWLEELAPHEPISRYRHNRTGEDNGDAHLKRQIMGREVVVAITDGKLDFGPWEQIFYGEFDGRRRKRVLIKIIGE
- the rplQ gene encoding 50S ribosomal protein L17, yielding MRHRNKVDKMGMVRAHRRSVLANLTKGLIINEKVDTTFGRAKAAQRYAEQVITLARRGDQHARRLVFARLQDKQVVDKLFDEIGPRYKDRPGGYTRVVKLGPRQGDGAEQARLMLV
- a CDS encoding DNA-directed RNA polymerase subunit alpha, with the translated sequence MDELVFPQGITTEELTDKYARIVIEPLERGFGTTLGNSIRRTLLSSIPGAAIVRVNFAGKYHEYDTIEGVREDVLEIILNLKDVVFRVSEDEVKYLTLEKKGPGEVTAADINIPPGVEIVNPDQHIATLNEKGRLEVEMELEAGYGYRAAEMNRLENAPLSLIPIDADFSPVRQVNFTVEETRVGGKSGYERLILELTTNGGIKPEEALSEAVAILQRHLELFSGLAEHPFGLGAAGEETAEEGEAVETGELAIPLTELKIDQRACNLLREAEIVTLGDLLSRPREELLDIHGFGEKTLLKVEERLRELGYRLKGEEEMKE
- the rpsD gene encoding 30S ribosomal protein S4, with protein sequence MGRDTGPKCKKCRREGEKLFLKGERCYTSSCPLSRRANPPGERPKKHRPRRSQYLLHLREKQKARRIYGLGERQFRNYVEQAKRKKGITGEALLTLLERRLDNVVYRAGFASSRSQARQMIVHGHFQLNDRAVNVPSILVREGDVIAVKESRRDKVKKIIEANKDREIPTWIERNFEAMKAQVIAPPNPEETGYNIAANLIVEFYSR
- the rpsK gene encoding 30S ribosomal protein S11, whose protein sequence is MAKNIKLERARVHIHATYNNTIITVTDLNGNPITWKSPGVVGYKGSRKGTPYAAQIAAEALVREMKDYGIRSVIVTIKGTGSGRQSVVQTIKGSGIRVEEVKNVTPVSHSSNPRRR
- the rpsM gene encoding 30S ribosomal protein S13 encodes the protein MARIAGVNLPNDKRVEIGLTYIFGIGRSRAAKILEAAGVSPDVRVRDLTEKEISALRNEVEKYVVEGDLRRQIYANIQRLKDINAYRGIRHKRRLPVRGQRTRSNARTWKGPRPAKAGKKR
- the rpmJ gene encoding 50S ribosomal protein L36, which encodes MKVRSSVKKICPNCKVIRREGRLMVICRNPKHKQRQG
- the infA gene encoding translation initiation factor IF-1, which gives rise to MAKTENRGKKEVIRQRGEVIESLPSSMFRVRLQNGHVVLCHISGKIRKHYIRILTGDRVVVEFSPYDLTKGRIVYRES
- the map gene encoding type I methionyl aminopeptidase, whose protein sequence is MILIKTPEEIETMRRNGALLASVLDEVCSKVAPGVSTASLDRLAEELIRREGASPAFKGYHGFPATLCTSINEEVVHGIPSEDRLLHEGDILSIDIGLVRDGYYADMATTVPVGQIGEVAEHLLSTTEESLWRGIKQVKIGNRLSDISHTIGSYVESEGLFVVKEYVGHGIGKDLHEDPQIPNYGPPGRGPRLRVGMVFAIEPMVKTDPAPTRVLDDGWTVVTGTGGLAAHFEHTVALTERGVEILTIRR
- a CDS encoding adenylate kinase codes for the protein MKKKIILLGPPGAGKGTQAKRIVEKTGLLHLSTGDILRDEVARGTELGKQAKAYMDRGDLVPDELIIGMIRGRIENADGFILDGFPRTVAQAEALEQITPVDVVIDIELERDEVIRRLSSRRVCRNCGRIYNLISNPPKVDGKCDACGGELYQRDDDRPEVIENRYDVYTSSTAPLIEFYRSRGLLVEVDGKADPDAIFARIMEIIGG